A window from Chroicocephalus ridibundus chromosome 11, bChrRid1.1, whole genome shotgun sequence encodes these proteins:
- the LOC134521844 gene encoding serine protease inhibitor Kazal-type 5-like isoform X2: protein MKIWSLLRSGKFSCPTTKEPFSSSGAKGDLNKCLMCQRLLERDSKNKGSGGEANRNVNSSGEDDCREFRDLFKKGKLSCTRENDPVRDSSGKQHSNKCIMCAEKFKRENEQKLSKNRQGKDKDDCSEFRSQFEAGGRLSCTRENDPVRDSSGKQHTNKCLMCAEKFKKEAQRGGQSGGTAQRNKPLHFRSYEAEQLCWFRVAAGRE from the exons ATGAAAATTTGGTCACTTCTGCGCAGTGGGAAGTTTTCCTGTCCCACCACCAAGGAGCCCTTCAGCAGCTCAGGTGCCAAAGGAGACCTCAACAAGTGCCTGATGTGCCAAAGGCTGCT GGAAAGAGACTCAAAAAACAAAGGGAGTGGTGGAGAGGCGAACAGGAATGTGAACTCCTCGGGAGAG GATGACTGCCGAGAGTTTCGGGACCTCTTCAAGAAAGGGAAACTTTCCTGCACCAGAGAAAATGACCCTGTCCGGGATTCCTCTGGGAAGCAACACAGCAATAAGTGCATCATGTGTGCAGAGAAGTT CAAAAGAGAGAACGAGCAGAAGTTATCTAAAAACAGACAAGGAAAAGATAAG GATGACTGCAGCGAGTTTCGCTCCCAGTTTGAAGCTGGCGGACGACTGTCCTGCACGAGGGAGAATGACCCTGTCCGGGATTCCTCCGGCAAGCAGCACACCAACAAATGTCTCATGTGCGCTGAGAAGTT caaaaaggaaGCCCAAAGAGGAGGTCAGTCTGGTGGAACCGCCCAGCGCAACAAACCGCTTCACTTCAGATCGTATGAAGCAG AACAACTGTGCTGGTTCAGGGTCGCGGCAGGGCGCGAATGA
- the LOC134521844 gene encoding serine protease inhibitor Kazal-type 5-like isoform X1, whose translation MDVASQASIKKECMKIWSLLRSGKFSCPTTKEPFSSSGAKGDLNKCLMCQRLLERDSKNKGSGGEANRNVNSSGEDDCREFRDLFKKGKLSCTRENDPVRDSSGKQHSNKCIMCAEKFKRENEQKLSKNRQGKDKDDCSEFRSQFEAGGRLSCTRENDPVRDSSGKQHTNKCLMCAEKFKKEAQRGGQSGGTAQRNKPLHFRSYEAEQLCWFRVAAGRE comes from the exons atGTTGCCAGCCAAGCTTCGATTAAG aaagagtGCATGAAAATTTGGTCACTTCTGCGCAGTGGGAAGTTTTCCTGTCCCACCACCAAGGAGCCCTTCAGCAGCTCAGGTGCCAAAGGAGACCTCAACAAGTGCCTGATGTGCCAAAGGCTGCT GGAAAGAGACTCAAAAAACAAAGGGAGTGGTGGAGAGGCGAACAGGAATGTGAACTCCTCGGGAGAG GATGACTGCCGAGAGTTTCGGGACCTCTTCAAGAAAGGGAAACTTTCCTGCACCAGAGAAAATGACCCTGTCCGGGATTCCTCTGGGAAGCAACACAGCAATAAGTGCATCATGTGTGCAGAGAAGTT CAAAAGAGAGAACGAGCAGAAGTTATCTAAAAACAGACAAGGAAAAGATAAG GATGACTGCAGCGAGTTTCGCTCCCAGTTTGAAGCTGGCGGACGACTGTCCTGCACGAGGGAGAATGACCCTGTCCGGGATTCCTCCGGCAAGCAGCACACCAACAAATGTCTCATGTGCGCTGAGAAGTT caaaaaggaaGCCCAAAGAGGAGGTCAGTCTGGTGGAACCGCCCAGCGCAACAAACCGCTTCACTTCAGATCGTATGAAGCAG AACAACTGTGCTGGTTCAGGGTCGCGGCAGGGCGCGAATGA
- the LOC134521842 gene encoding ovoinhibitor-like: MKITEVFVRAALALCCSLGIAFGVEVDCSQYSSGIGKDGTAWVACPRNLKPVCGTDGNTYSNECGICLHNREQRSSVEKAHDGECEPKSIMIDCSRYRRAEIDGHVMVACPRILKPVCGSDSFTYDNECGICAYNAEHHTNVSKIHDGECKQIVTLDCNKYPTTTTKDGKVLVSCPRILNPVCGTDGNTYDNECGICAHNGEQRTHVSKKHNGKCRQETSEIDCSQYPSRMIKGGKAQVRCPRILLPVCGTDGFTYDNECGICAHNVEHGTHVKKSHAGRCKEESTAVDCSTYLSNTKTGEAVAACPFILREICGTDGVTYSNDCALCAHNIEFGTDVAKRHDGRCVEEAPQLDCSQYRTSTLKDGRELMACTMIYDPVCGTDGVTYASECTLCAHNLEHRTNLGKRKNGRCEEDITKEHCKGFQEVSPICTMEYLPHCGSDGKTYSNRCVFCNAYVQSNRTLNLMSMTEC; this comes from the exons ATGAAGATAACGGAGGTTTTCGTGAGGGCAGCTCTAGCCCTTTGCTGCTCCTTGG gtattGCCTTTGGAGTCGAG GTTGATTGCAGCCAGTATTCCAGCGGCATCGGCAAGGATGGGACAGCCTGGGTGGCTTGCCCAAGGAACCTGAAGCCAGTCTGCGGCACCGACGGCAACACGTACAGCAACGAGTGCGGGATCTGCCTGCACAACAG GGAGCAGAGGTCCAGCGTGGAGAAGGCACATGATGGAGAATGCGAGCCAAAGTCAATTATG ATCGATTGCAGTAGGTACCGAAGAGCTGAAATAGATGGTCACGTCATGGTAGCCTGCCCAAGGATATTGAAACCAGTCTGTGGCTCAGATAGCTTCACTTATGACAACGAATGCGGGATCTGTGCCTACAATGC agaacaTCACACCAACGTCAGCAAAATACATGATGGAGAATGCAAGCAGATTGTCACC CTTGACTGCAATAAGTACCCAACAACAACCACTAAAGACGGCAAAGTATTAGTATCCTGTCCGAGGATCCTGAACCCAGTTTGCGGCACAGACGGCAATACCTACGATAATGAATGTGGGATCTGTGCCCACAATGG AGAACAGAGGACCCACGTTAGCAAAAAGCATAATGGAAAATGCAGACAGGAGACTTCTGAG ATCGATTGCAGTCAATACCCATCAAGAATGATTAAGGGTGGTAAAGCCCAGGTACGTTGTCCGAGGATCCTGCTCCCAGTCTGCGGCACAGACGGATTTACTTACGACAACGAATGTGGCATCTGCGCCCATAACGT AGAGCACGGGACTCACGTTAAGAAAAGCCACGCGGGAAGATGCAAGGAGGAAAGCACTGCT GTGGACTGCAGCACGTACCTGAGCAACACCAAAACCGGCGAAGCCGTGGCAGCCTGCCCCTTCATCCTGCGCGAGATCTGTGGGACAGATGGCGTCACCTACAGCAACGACTGCGCCCTGTGTGCCCACAACAT CGAGTTTGGGACCGATGTTGCCAAGAGGCATGACGGAAGGTGCGTGGAGGAAGCTCCCCAG CTCGACTGCAGCCAGTACAGAACTTCCACGCTGAAGGACGGCAGGGAGCTGATGGCCTGCACGATGATCTACGATCCCGTCTGCGGTACCGATGGTGTCACTTACGCCAGCGAGTGCACACTGTGTGCCCACAACCT GGAGCATCGGACCAATCTTGGCAAGAGAAAGAACGGACGCTGTGAAGAGGACATTACAAAA GAGCATTGCAAGGGCTTCCAAGAAGTCTCTCCTATCTGCACCATGGAATACTTGCCCCACTGCGGCTCTGACGGCAAAACATACAGCAACAGATGTGTTTTCTGCAATGCCTACGT GCAAAGCAACAGGACTCTCAACCTCATGAGTATGACTGAATGCTAA